Within Xanthocytophaga agilis, the genomic segment CGGCCTGGCACAATCTACTATTTATAATCTGATATCCGAAGGCAGGTTTCCGCATATTAAGCGGGGACGCAAGCTGTATTTTAGCAAGCCACAATTAGAGGCCTGGATTCTGGAAGGCACCCTGCAAACGCTCTACGAACTGGAAGAGGAGATACAGCGCCATCTGTCAGAAGAAGGCAATTCAGATAAGCCGGATCAGGCAAACGGGAACCCATCAGCCACCCAAAACAGCTAATCCATGAGACAGGATATGTTTTTACATCACGCTAGTAGCGTGAGTGGCGGAGCTTTGCCCTTACCGAACGAAAATGTTGCGCCTGTATCTAGTGCATCTGTATCTAGTGCGCCTGTACAGGCAGGTAAAAACAAACTGGCTTTGCGGGACTATCAGCACGAGTGTATCCAGACTCTTGCCGACAAACAGCATGGAGGCACCAAACGTGTGATCCTGTGCCTGCCTACCGGTGCAGGGAAAACCGTAACCTTCTCTGAGATTACCCGACGTACCCTGAAAACAGTGGCGAAAGGTCGTGTATTAATACTAGTAGATCGGATTGAACTATTAGCTCAGGCAGCAGCGACACTCAAGAAAGCAGGCTTACAGGTGGGTATACTCAGCGCCGGAGCCAAAGCGATGCCTCGCCAGCGGGTGGTGGTAGCCATGGTCGAGACGTACTACCGTAGAGCCAAGAAAGGCTGGACTATGCCCAATCTTCACCTTATGATTATAGACGAAGCCCACAAAGGTAGCTTCCGGAAGGTGATTGGCTTGCATCCGGAGCTGTCTATTATTGGAGCTACCGCGACGCCCGTGGCTGCCAGTAAGCAACAACCACTCAAAGACTATTTTGAGGATATCGTAGTCGGTACTGAGATCCACCTGTTGATCGAATCAGGCTATTTAGCCAAACCGCGCTACT encodes:
- a CDS encoding helix-turn-helix domain-containing protein is translated as MFNPFEELQLRLIRLEAILVELQSVTIPVAPTDKQLGGIELAMQITGLAQSTIYNLISEGRFPHIKRGRKLYFSKPQLEAWILEGTLQTLYELEEEIQRHLSEEGNSDKPDQANGNPSATQNS